From Azospirillum brasilense:
TCTTTTCGTCAGGCCGCCGGCTTCTCCACTATAAAGAGAAGACCCGGCACGCCCACGCCCTTCTCCCGCCGGGGGGAGCAGGGCTCCATCAGACGCACCGTCAGGCCCGCCGCCGCCGCCATCTCCCGCAGATAGGCTTCGCTGTGGGCATAGCGCCGTGCCGGGCCGAGCGCGTAGCCGGAGGCCGCCGCCTCGCCGTCCAGACGCTCCACCGTCGCGGCGAAGCGGCCCTCCGGACGCAGGGCCTTGGCGGCGCCGTCGAACAGCGCGGTCAGGTTGCCGAGATAGACCAGCACGTCGGCAGCGACCAGCAGGTCCCAGCTTTCCGGAACCGGCGCCAGCGCCCCGACCACGTCGCCAACCGCCAACTCATCATAGAGTGCGCGGGCGCGGGCCTTTTCGACCATGCGCGGGGCAAGATCGACCCCGGCGAGATGCCCGGCCAGCGGTCGGAACGCCACGCCCGCCAGCCCGGTGCCGCAACCAAGGTCGAGCACCCGCAATCCAGATGCGGGCCCCAGCCGGTCCACCGCCCCGCGCAGCAGGGCCGGGGCGGAATAGCCCAGCTTGCCCACCAGATCCTGGTCGAAGCGGTCGGCGTAGCGGTCGAACAGGGCGCGCACATAGGCCGCCGACAGATCCGCCCCGGCGCCGCCCTCCAGCGCGGCGATCAGCGCCGCGCAGCCGAGTCGCCCGTCCGAGTCGAGCCCTTCGGCGCGGCGCAGCGCCGCCAGGGCCTTCGTCGGCTCCTGCAGCAAGATCCAAGCCCGACCAATGGCGGCATGCAGGTCCGCGTCCTCCGGGTCCCGGCGGGACAAGGGCTGCAGCAGTTCGACCGCGCCCAGCGCGTCGCCGGCCTCGACCAGCAGGGCGGCCAGTT
This genomic window contains:
- a CDS encoding tetratricopeptide repeat protein, translating into MDRDSTAQADREGPGPFVQPGDVPGILFQTGYDRLYAADAAGAARAFRLACAADPGSGEAWGALADSTRDAGEAAGALAACGRAVALDPGVWSWRIALAEALRAAGRFEEAVITGQVLTTERPDSATARLGLARALAAAGRRDAALEEYREAVALRPGDREAALELAALLVEAGDALGAVELLQPLSRRDPEDADLHAAIGRAWILLQEPTKALAALRRAEGLDSDGRLGCAALIAALEGGAGADLSAAYVRALFDRYADRFDQDLVGKLGYSAPALLRGAVDRLGPASGLRVLDLGCGTGLAGVAFRPLAGHLAGVDLAPRMVEKARARALYDELAVGDVVGALAPVPESWDLLVAADVLVYLGNLTALFDGAAKALRPEGRFAATVERLDGEAAASGYALGPARRYAHSEAYLREMAAAAGLTVRLMEPCSPRREKGVGVPGLLFIVEKPAA